AGAGAAAAAACTAGAGAACGATAAGCTGTACTCAGAGTACGATGGTGAACTCGGTACGGAAATAGAGTCTGTTGGAACATATTCCAATAGCGGGTATGGTAATTCAGCCATACAGACCTATTATTACATCCTACCTGACGCTAGCCAAACCTATGATTACATCGCAGCCCATTATTACGTTCAAATGATACCTAACGGCGGATCCTTTAATTCTGGACTTGATGTTAAATCGGAATGTAACAACGTCTATGCCCTCATGTCTTACGGTCCTGCAACAACAATCGGAACGACCTCAACAAGCGCAAACATAGCCCTGAATGCAGGTTTAGATGTATCAGTTACTGCGGGATTGAGCTGGGCTTATTCAATTGCGGATGTAGTTGTGTACAACTACTCAGACATAACCACTAAGAAACTAGATATTCGTCATAACGTTGATGAGACCAAACCTGTTGGTACGACAACATTTTTTGCTGAGCCTGGAAAGATAGTAAAACTAACAGCAGGAAATACGTATACTAGTACTGATACGTACAAATCACAATTCTGTCATAAAATACTTGGATGTTACGTTCAATACAACGATGTTTCTTATGCGTTGTCAGTTACGATTAACACTTGACGCATTGAAGATGTGACGTGAATTCGGCAGTCAACGGTACCATGGACGAATCTTCCTGTTTTCCCGGAAGGATGTACTACGATACCGATGCAGAGGTCAAGCTCTCCAAAGGTTCCAAAACCAGACTGAGGTTCGTAGCCTTCACCCTTCCCAGAGGGAAGGGTGAGGCTGAAGAACACATCCGCGGTACCGGATTCTGGAAATTCTCCAAGAGGATCGGATCCCTGGGAAAATACCATTACGAGATGGATACCCGGCAGGCTTTCGATGATTGTATCGACGCAACAGGTGGAGTATACAGCGTAACCCCGGAGAAGGGTGTGCCGGCACTGCAGTTTGATTGATAATCAAGGATTATCTGTCATACTCGAGTTCCGAACTAAATTATACTGCCCGGACCATTTCATACGTATGGTCGGGAAGAAGATCCTGGTTCTGACACTCATCCTTGTCCTTGTCACCGGTGCGGGGATCGCCGTGGTCCAGCCCCACGGGAACGAGCATTCAGAGTCGTTCACCATCATCCACACGAACGACACCCACTGCTTCTTCGAGGAACAGGGGAGCGCAGGGTTCACCACCGTCGCCGCACTGAAACAGCAGTACTCTCAGAACGGGACGACCTTCATCGTTGATGCGGGGGACTTCCTCCAGGGGAACTCGTACGGTACCATGACCAAGGGCATGGGTTCCGTCGAGATCATGAACACGATCGGATACGACCTGTGCGTTCCCGGGAACCATGAATTCGATTACGGCCTGGACATCTTCCTGGAAAGGATCGAACAGCTGGATTTCCCGATTATATGTTCCAATCTGGTTTATGAAGACACCGGCAAGAGCGTACTTGACGAATACCTGGTCCTGGAGAGGAACGGCATCAGGGTCGGATTCTTCGGACTCCTCACCCCGGAGACCCCCGTGACGACCATGGCGGGCAACATGGGCAACACCGAGGTCACGGACCCGGTGGAGGCCGCGGAACGCATGGTTTCCCTGCTGGAGAAGGAGGACGTCGACAGTATCGTAGCGGTGGGACACCTCGGCGTCGCCCGCAAGGGCTACATCACCTCCGACCAGCTGTGCAGCAAAGTGCCAGGCATCGATATTTTCATAGACGGGCACAGCCACACCGAGATGGAGGACGGCAAGGTGAGGGACGGCAGCATAACCCTCGAAGAGAGCGGCACCGTCATCGCCAGCACGGGCTGCTACCTCAAGAACGTAGGCATCATCACCTCCGGTCCCGGAGGCATCTCCGCCAAGCTCTACAACCAGCCGACCCTCTCCTATGACATAACGGAACAGGAGATCACCAAGGTCAAGACCGCCGTGGACGAGAGTCTGAAGGAGGTGATCGGGCACACCGAGATCCTCCTGAACGGCGAACGTTCCGAGATAAGGAACGCGGAGACCAACCTGGGGGATTTCATAGCCGATGTGATGCGCACCACCACCGATTCCGATGTCGCCCTCATCAATTCCGGCAGCATACGCACCTCCCTGCAGGCCGGAGACATCTCCCTCAAGAACCTGTACGATGTGGTCCCGTTCCTGAACTACACCTGCACCATGGATGTCCCGGGTTCGGTGATCGTGGAGGAGATGGAGTTCTCCCTCAATCTCATGGGCGCCACCAAAGGGGGATTCCTGCAGTTCTCGGGAATGACGGTCACCTACGACATAAATGCAGAGCCCGGCAGCAGGGTCGTCTCCATCACGGTCGGCGGCGAGGAGCTGGATCCGGATGCCACCTACAGGCTGGCGACCACCGATTTCGTTATCACGGGAGGGGACGGGAACGTGTACCTGCAGGACTATCCGAACCAGATCCAGAGCGGGGTAGATTCGATGCTTATAGGTTACATCTCGGATGTGGGCACCATCACTGGATCCATGATCACCGGGAACAGACTGGTCCCGGTGGCCGCTCCCTGACCCTTCAGATACGTCCTTCCATCACGGTGAGTCCATACTCGGTCCCCGCATGCATCACGCGGGATGACGATACTTCTGACAGCCCGAAAGAACGGTAGAACACTATAGCCTGCGTGTTCATGGTGTTCACATGGAGGTATATCCTGTCGCATCCGTGCTCCCGGCCGTACCGGATTGCGAATTCCATCGCCCGGTGGCCCAGTCCCTTCCCGCGCAGGCCCTCGATAACGTAGAGCTTGTCCAGGAACAGCCTTCCAGACGGTTCTGCCCTGAACCCTATGAGGCCCACGTCCTTCCCGTCCTCCACATACATGTAATAGAGCATTCCCTCGGCGACGGCGTTCAGATAGGTCCCGTCCTCCAGCCACTGCCGGTGCTCGGCACGGATGCCGTCGATGCCGTTGGTGGCCATGCCGAGGTACACCTCGGACCAGCACTTCCACAGAAAATCGGACACACGGTCCAGATCCCCGGCCCCCATCGGCACCATTTCCATGCACTAGGATATGCGGTCCACAGTATTTCTGTTGATTGTCGGACAAGACCCACAGTTTATATCTCCGATACACATCCGTGCTAATCAATGACACAGTACACCTTCGGCTTCCTGGGACTCGGGCTCATCGGCGGATCCATCGCCCGTGCACTCAAGGCTCACGACGAATCCAACAGGATAATCGCCTTCGACACCGACAGGAAATCCCTGACCAAAGCCTATGAGGACGGGGTGGTCGATGTGCTGGTGTCCGACATCGACTCGCGTTTCTCCGAGTGCGATTTCATCTTCCTGTGCGCGCCCGTGAAGCACAACGCGGCCAACGCGGAGAAGGTGAAGCCCTTCCTGAAGGACTCCGCCATCCTCACCGACGTGGGCAGCGTCAAGAACGGAATCCACGCCGCAATCCACGATCTGGGTCTTGATGCCAATTTCATCGGCGGGCACCCCATGGCCGGCAGCGAGCGCGTGGGCTACGCCAACTCCAAGGCCAAGCTGCTGGAGAACGCCTACTACATCCTCACCCGGACGGAGAAGTCCACCGACGCCCAGCTGGAATCCCTCTGTGCCGTGGTGAAGTCCATGGGCGCCATCCCCCTCGTGATGACCCCTGACCAGCATGACTACATTACCGCTGCGGTGAGCCACGTGCCCCACGTGATCTCCGCCTCGCTGGTAAATCTGGTGCACGACAGCGACTCCCCCGACGAGAGGATGAAGATGATCGCCGCGGGAGGTTTCAAGGACATCACCCGCATCTCCTCGTCATCCCCCGTGATGTGGCAGCAGATCTGCCTCACCAACAGGGACAACATCTCGAAGCTCCTGAAGGACTACATCGATTCCCTTGAGAAGATGAAGGGTGTCATCGACAGAGGAGATTCCGAAGCCCTCATGGAGTTCTTCGGCTCCGCCCGCAGCTACCGCGATTCGTTCATAGACGCGTCCAGCGGCCCCATCAAATCCGCCAACTCGCTGCATGTCGAAATCCCCGACGAGCCCGGTGCGCTGGCGATTGTCGT
The sequence above is a segment of the methanogenic archaeon ISO4-H5 genome. Coding sequences within it:
- a CDS encoding GNAT family acetyltransferase, with the protein product MEMVPMGAGDLDRVSDFLWKCWSEVYLGMATNGIDGIRAEHRQWLEDGTYLNAVAEGMLYYMYVEDGKDVGLIGFRAEPSGRLFLDKLYVIEGLRGKGLGHRAMEFAIRYGREHGCDRIYLHVNTMNTQAIVFYRSFGLSEVSSSRVMHAGTEYGLTVMEGRI
- a CDS encoding prephenate dehydrogenase TyrA, with product MTQYTFGFLGLGLIGGSIARALKAHDESNRIIAFDTDRKSLTKAYEDGVVDVLVSDIDSRFSECDFIFLCAPVKHNAANAEKVKPFLKDSAILTDVGSVKNGIHAAIHDLGLDANFIGGHPMAGSERVGYANSKAKLLENAYYILTRTEKSTDAQLESLCAVVKSMGAIPLVMTPDQHDYITAAVSHVPHVISASLVNLVHDSDSPDERMKMIAAGGFKDITRISSSSPVMWQQICLTNRDNISKLLKDYIDSLEKMKGVIDRGDSEALMEFFGSARSYRDSFIDASSGPIKSANSLHVEIPDEPGALAIVVTILASRGINVKNVGIVHNREFETGSLRIDLHSERDVQAAKDTLEAHGYEVTIG
- a CDS encoding adhesin-like protein, with protein sequence MKTFNAVVIILTAIVGICGIVLITEDNLNTDASVDNVVYSEFNNIKTLGIDILYPANDEITISFFEDHSIPYAVSEADLSESDMVVLTAGWVEKNQDTCIEKYVKMAEQGSILVVVDTEIDYEKTGLTMSYSKQADVNVLWMKPTQIRCNSPDLENTYKSLEFAFNWIEKKLENDKLYSEYDGELGTEIESVGTYSNSGYGNSAIQTYYYILPDASQTYDYIAAHYYVQMIPNGGSFNSGLDVKSECNNVYALMSYGPATTIGTTSTSANIALNAGLDVSVTAGLSWAYSIADVVVYNYSDITTKKLDIRHNVDETKPVGTTTFFAEPGKIVKLTAGNTYTSTDTYKSQFCHKILGCYVQYNDVSYALSVTINT
- a CDS encoding 5'-nucleotidase SurE, producing the protein MVGKKILVLTLILVLVTGAGIAVVQPHGNEHSESFTIIHTNDTHCFFEEQGSAGFTTVAALKQQYSQNGTTFIVDAGDFLQGNSYGTMTKGMGSVEIMNTIGYDLCVPGNHEFDYGLDIFLERIEQLDFPIICSNLVYEDTGKSVLDEYLVLERNGIRVGFFGLLTPETPVTTMAGNMGNTEVTDPVEAAERMVSLLEKEDVDSIVAVGHLGVARKGYITSDQLCSKVPGIDIFIDGHSHTEMEDGKVRDGSITLEESGTVIASTGCYLKNVGIITSGPGGISAKLYNQPTLSYDITEQEITKVKTAVDESLKEVIGHTEILLNGERSEIRNAETNLGDFIADVMRTTTDSDVALINSGSIRTSLQAGDISLKNLYDVVPFLNYTCTMDVPGSVIVEEMEFSLNLMGATKGGFLQFSGMTVTYDINAEPGSRVVSITVGGEELDPDATYRLATTDFVITGGDGNVYLQDYPNQIQSGVDSMLIGYISDVGTITGSMITGNRLVPVAAP